A section of the Solitalea canadensis DSM 3403 genome encodes:
- a CDS encoding DUF2625 domain-containing protein — MTSFSQDRFRSVDELVNNVEPGWDLVKQWIDNAKNKEEVLPCDVLRARDVLYKIQVTTRSPMGAIVYSTGGILIDNGWIRILGSGSPLLTRNLPDWNKGKKLEEFGQQPLRLLVADDAADGFFAINGGGLGDDVGKLYYLSPDNLAWEPLNITYSDFLLFCFDGNIEDFYRGLRWKDWKVDCSKLKGGEVYTFYPFLWTKEGKDMNFMRCLWTYKCS, encoded by the coding sequence ATGACCTCTTTTTCTCAAGATAGATTTCGAAGTGTTGATGAATTAGTGAATAATGTAGAGCCTGGATGGGACCTGGTAAAACAATGGATCGATAATGCAAAAAATAAAGAGGAAGTACTTCCTTGTGATGTGCTAAGGGCGAGAGATGTATTGTATAAAATACAGGTTACCACACGGTCTCCAATGGGAGCGATTGTTTATTCAACAGGTGGTATCTTAATCGACAATGGCTGGATAAGAATCCTAGGGTCAGGCAGTCCACTTTTAACCAGAAACCTGCCTGATTGGAATAAAGGAAAAAAACTTGAGGAATTTGGCCAGCAACCGTTAAGGTTACTAGTTGCCGATGACGCAGCCGATGGTTTTTTTGCCATTAATGGAGGCGGTTTAGGTGACGATGTAGGAAAACTATATTATCTCTCACCCGATAACTTAGCGTGGGAACCTTTAAATATAACCTATTCTGATTTTTTGCTTTTCTGCTTCGACGGCAATATTGAAGATTTTTATCGAGGATTACGCTGGAAGGATTGGAAGGTAGATTGTTCAAAACTTAAGGGTGGTGAGGTTTATACTTTTTATCCTTTTCTATGGACTAAGGAGGGGAAGGATATGAACTTTATGCGCTGTTTATGGACTTACAAATGCAGTTAG
- a CDS encoding serine hydrolase domain-containing protein, translating into MKRLILILTLFSLISSVSAQLTKVEGFIDSLTKENSFSGTILIEQKLKAVYRKSFGYADLPFKVLNTPDTRYKIASITKAFTAVMILQLYEQGKIDLEKPINTYLTNYKGMGGSSVTVKQLLNMTSGMRNMDDGLTLESALQQGMPQYQKPYTTDKLLAKFCSDTLVNQPGKTFDYNNADYIILGKIIETVSGKTYEQVLSEKIIEPLQLTNSGLLSQEKVIDRLANTYFQRDDSKVLTNDLPVYINNWYASGAMYSTVDDVLKFTNALFNGKLLKQETLNKMIVSGPGEYGYGVWVYKDYEINSKMFTIIKRPGSIMGAQAMLFHILEDNSTIIILSNTDKVGLDGFAAVIAQQIIK; encoded by the coding sequence ATGAAAAGATTGATTTTAATTCTTACATTATTTAGCTTAATAAGCAGTGTCTCTGCCCAATTAACAAAAGTAGAAGGGTTTATTGATTCGTTGACAAAGGAGAATAGCTTCAGTGGAACTATTCTTATTGAACAAAAGTTAAAAGCAGTGTATCGTAAAAGTTTTGGGTATGCTGACCTCCCTTTTAAAGTACTTAATACACCTGATACCAGGTATAAAATAGCCTCCATCACCAAAGCTTTTACTGCAGTTATGATCTTGCAATTGTATGAGCAAGGCAAGATAGATCTGGAAAAACCGATTAACACCTATTTAACCAACTACAAGGGAATGGGAGGTTCTAGCGTAACAGTAAAACAGTTACTCAACATGACTTCGGGCATGCGAAATATGGATGATGGATTGACGCTTGAATCAGCTTTACAGCAAGGAATGCCACAATATCAAAAGCCCTATACAACGGATAAACTGTTGGCAAAGTTTTGCAGTGATACTTTAGTAAATCAGCCAGGTAAAACCTTCGACTATAACAATGCAGATTACATTATACTGGGAAAGATAATTGAGACTGTAAGCGGTAAAACATACGAACAGGTATTAAGCGAAAAGATCATTGAACCTTTGCAATTAACTAACTCAGGTTTATTATCGCAAGAGAAAGTGATCGACAGGCTGGCAAATACTTATTTTCAGCGTGATGATTCAAAAGTACTTACGAATGACCTGCCTGTGTATATCAATAATTGGTATGCTTCGGGTGCTATGTATTCAACAGTGGATGACGTTTTAAAATTTACTAATGCTTTGTTCAATGGTAAGTTATTAAAGCAGGAAACACTGAATAAAATGATTGTTTCGGGGCCTGGTGAATATGGATATGGCGTTTGGGTGTATAAAGATTATGAAATCAACTCCAAAATGTTCACGATCATTAAAAGACCTGGCTCTATTATGGGTGCTCAGGCTATGTTGTTTCATATACTTGAAGATAACTCGACAATTATCATTTTAAGTAATACGGACAAAGTCGGTCTGGATGGATTTGCAGCAGTGATTGCTCAACAAATTATCAAATAA
- a CDS encoding PorP/SprF family type IX secretion system membrane protein, with protein MKKNDRSLLTTLFIFIVSSGFAQQNVQFSQYIFNELAVNPAYAGYKEEWTAHLLYRSQWVSITGAPKTATFSFDGLTDSYRKNTGLGLQITNDKLGAQSNLSAYTNYSYRLKLDALDTRRLCLGLGVGVSQYALNGDELSYVQENDSRIQAGTVNTITPDLRFGVYYYSPTFFAGASVMDLFADYISTKLQDGTKTYLNIKKTRHYYFSAGGLITLSSTIILKPSFLIKEDFKGPTNLDLNTFFAFNEKVWIGASWRTGIKLWSKDNLISNLQMADAYSVMAQFYVNDRFRIGYAYDRTLSELSNYENGSHEVSVSLSLPSPKLGERILSPRYF; from the coding sequence ATGAAGAAAAATGATCGCTCGTTGCTAACTACCTTATTCATTTTTATCGTGAGTAGTGGTTTTGCACAGCAAAATGTTCAGTTTAGTCAGTATATTTTTAATGAATTGGCCGTTAATCCTGCCTATGCCGGTTATAAAGAAGAGTGGACTGCACATCTGCTATATCGAAGTCAGTGGGTAAGTATTACGGGAGCTCCAAAAACAGCCACATTTTCGTTTGATGGTCTTACCGATTCGTATCGGAAAAACACAGGACTAGGTCTTCAAATAACAAACGATAAGTTGGGTGCTCAAAGTAACCTGTCTGCTTACACCAATTATTCATACAGGTTAAAATTAGATGCGTTAGATACTCGTCGTTTGTGTTTGGGATTAGGAGTGGGAGTGTCGCAATATGCACTCAATGGCGATGAACTGTCGTACGTACAAGAAAATGACTCCAGAATTCAGGCAGGGACCGTAAATACCATTACACCTGATCTTCGTTTCGGGGTTTATTATTATTCGCCCACGTTTTTTGCAGGAGCTTCTGTTATGGATCTGTTTGCTGATTATATCAGCACAAAATTACAAGACGGAACCAAAACCTATCTCAATATAAAGAAAACGAGGCATTATTATTTTTCAGCAGGAGGTCTAATTACGTTATCATCTACTATTATACTAAAACCTTCTTTCTTGATCAAAGAAGACTTTAAAGGACCTACCAATCTGGACCTGAATACATTTTTTGCTTTTAACGAAAAAGTGTGGATAGGTGCGTCCTGGAGAACGGGTATTAAATTATGGAGTAAGGATAACCTGATCAGTAATTTACAAATGGCTGATGCTTATTCAGTAATGGCTCAATTTTATGTGAATGATCGTTTTCGTATTGGTTATGCCTACGATAGAACCTTAAGTGAGTTGAGTAATTATGAAAATGGCTCCCACGAAGTCTCCGTATCGTTAAGCCTACCTTCACCTAAATTAGGTGAAAGAATTTTAAGTCCGAGGTATTTCTAA